From the genome of Arthrobacter russicus:
CGAGAAGAAGTCCAGGGTTTTGCCCAGTACCGATTCCAGCGCCTGCAGCGAGGGCAACGACTCGTCGGGAGCCAGCCGTTCCTCGAGCAACTGCACGCCGTATTCGAGCAGCTGGGCGATCAACTCCGACTTGGAGCCGAAGTTGTAGTACACGGTTCCTTTGGACACCCCGGCTGCGGCCGCGATTTCGTCGACGGTGACTTCGGCGGGGCCGCGCTCGCCGATCAGCTGCATCGAAGCCTCGAACAGCTTTTGCCGGGTGATCATGGTCCGTTCCGGGCGCTTCATGGTGTTGGCCTCCCCGCTCATACCGCGATCTCCGGCTGCAGGGTCTTCAGGGTCCAGAACTTGTGTTTCCGTGCCGCCAGGTAGGAGAGCAGCAAGCCGAACAGGGTGTAGCCCACCAGGCCCAGGATGATCGGCGCGATCCGGCTCAGATCCGCACCGTAGATCAGGATCCGCATGCCGTCGACGACGTGCCCCATGGGCAGGATCTGATGCAGCGCGTGCAG
Proteins encoded in this window:
- a CDS encoding TetR/AcrR family transcriptional regulator, coding for MSGEANTMKRPERTMITRQKLFEASMQLIGERGPAEVTVDEIAAAAGVSKGTVYYNFGSKSELIAQLLEYGVQLLEERLAPDESLPSLQALESVLGKTLDFFSEYPSFTQLLVSEMWRTPSEWRDTLSLLRERLFSLAGLTLARVTAEHEVRDDVDPEIIVGMTLAAALVIGLDRQVFHPNRHREDGVRALMTVMHGYLKAPSA